The Cloeon dipterum chromosome 3, ieCloDipt1.1, whole genome shotgun sequence genome includes a region encoding these proteins:
- the LOC135939998 gene encoding microtubule-associated protein futsch-like isoform X1, translating to MAPVSNVSRVSPVTSPKRSKGGVLMVYAPDDEEAGGEVSISIDDFIKAEPNRPASISKPTLKEVPPKPLTQLATETVGIHNESAISNQTRLKSATISGPSNVCEKTSLPSSSLLKVNIAKQSVKDVCDVQRISANPCIATSQCRSSPRDQQPKTILLCPPLSSLTPSIAGNKTKSVTASLLKNPQTNGRESPSICSLKKDIVPLLSHSTSKNAMVSTGVSKIKPAELRDDGSEQSCPPLLLTRLPERSGPPKSISSVAGNHCKTTLTAGAQKTATVSQKILLTSSTLGIGSINQTASTVSSLQMKDNTLPTCNENANVNSNHPASVVEKTQLTQIPRGAEGMRPGATGTSENLNGNTPALVQSQPTDFSLQTEDNINVKASELPETYFDDLFDIMDLKGRNDTKKERDNLNAVSEDMHSNEDICKSNRQNPPTKEANSLQPPLTKPPLPAQEKDIATNPLAKEDQMLKETNSALENITYLSGAKTSCPSLERKNALETLLESLKSACTKAEENSRGEKADKKVKSSHSTNKVTLPQDSDLITTAQKSKKDSIHSQAFKNKSYLPSLKTPASTEGPKPTTGHAAFKIGLGNSKKLFAAEEGSASQLLRSETSFSASTKAAGIKHKKKAEQPSKSTKPSNKSYPGMASENDKNQESLSTSKTMDPTGEGKSKTSSNNTEKTGGLNLEKKSSPPKDDNASKSRSKVSTLPSSAKVKEVKHKRSSKQPSSSSKKHLPSKERDSTVAVIKDSEGGSDHKSNKNQDSHSTSKAKEPTKVEKSKSSTENTALRMKDPCDAKNSCTEDKGNNASQSKASTFPASAKRPKTNNSKEHSPSTETGLTMAVQKNGKESSHKIVDKKSSLDVRESIEVEKTKASTGNIAAQVKDLNDGSKLCLVETGKAPLVLPSSQTPACLASAQVKQIKPSRDAKKLQPSRSTNKTSTMKQSNLSVAVPKNGEEINRQILDKNQVSLIPLGPKEQPEEEKSKRTLKNTEVMKDDHSGVKLTCPSEGSNSSQSRTVISSCPASSKVENAKSKTGYKKRKSTNLTNDQPPLKVCDLTEAVQKVGEESIHQISDKNKESFRSLKTKEAPILDNSKPSTKQAEEMIVAKPSCSPEQENSLSRSKISPAQSNPKNNKIKLTSAKKLEAANSPKKHFLGIKSDVIEALQEDHPISSKAEESPKVEKLKPAPQNEKMKDKIISKESSADDGTETAGDKNSGSTNDGEEKSEGKLRAVSKKTDKAGKIINKNEEKPSSNADQPPTGDKQPERTQSKIRPSKRLLEGQESAEASPSLDVQTNIEACTANVSKRKKKETHNCSACCSTNKSPSKISRPPSAKMETTDEVKVEKNAKNQELYELETRPDTSKNELTEETGAKPARRGPKPKNKDAKETLSKAGKRNSASGEKKSKSFTLKKRSLRLKRKERKQLLADQVESFPVERALRSNSTKLPSVIADPPSKQPQKCQTTRKSSKPRSILPKELLDEAAIPNDAETDGSVGPYRQEAAPKTSCTIGTQTEFVSEIPQVADVALKKTFKSISTQTVTTSEATTETSLTVADSPEDRENTNIPEMTVDCQNQAPSALSDRAKITKKGDESVKTWEMLSSSKTSSCDKISRDRQEVTNCDETDAVIAKEKSAGNKNSDNHASKTGTSCATNDRKSLKPESLRETGHGAKKRSSPTAASTCEESQLKKPRKDDLDVVAVMRKSIGKKKSNATRNKTSRTEETILISSDDESSNRDVEQTQIGTAKDVQIVAVNMSTITMLSDDESSSNEKEQTQKGGDDTNNLQLQQDVEMNSGEENPNTDTSNFDCSSGMTDGGTTSKHAEQTPKAAACSETNTVVSLQVTVTVTPNEVTSNVQITPENIDHSEGEHNLNSITNKESSDFVSTSDLSNEKTKTHEREIKSCAGAKVLDCEMEITSKAEEKQRKCVQKPDQKKSEEKVNAQIATKSKMDGEIKKKKRNDAAKNLGHQLETVKSGDSTNSVEAPNSTEATKPTSDKICSSAVKITINTNVGNEAGEVQATRVSGTTTNITPNKGITNTEPRNGEGKYKISAGGSSKKKLSASNSTQSKTVGRDIKINAPSSAKSKSTKSAINACELPVIANDCGKPNLNVNVKDTMENNCSSQMLELKPDLAANSGMAQEKCTTPISTSEFNNAQATSNSSISYDQTLPANPNLRYVRNASADRGYYGAQRVAPNFRTAEPLMRGHPYPSPQGNWQWQQRRSLMGPVQNPWLHPPPGWYSYGGSYNNYPQTNYAHQNAYYPPADYDRHMDENW from the exons ATGGCACCTGTTAGCAACGTTTCTCGGGTTTCTC CTGTTACATCGCCGAAAAGGAGCAAGGGAGGAGTTTTGATGGTGTATGCGCCTGATGATGAAGAAGCTGGCGGTGAGGTGTCCATCTCAATTGATGATTTCATCAAAGCCGAGCCGAATCGTCCTGCAAGTATCAGCAAACCAACCTTGAAAGAAGTACCACCCAAACCACTGACCCAGCTCGCCACTGAGACTGTTGGGATCCATAATGAGTCCGCGATCTCAAATCAAACTCGGCTAAAGAGCGCAACCATCAGCGGGCCAAGCAACGTTTGTGAAAAAACATCACTGCCATCCTCATCTCTTCTGAAAGTTAACATTGCCAAACAGTCTGTGAAGGACGTCTGTGATGTTCAAAGGATTTCTGCAAATCCTTGCATAGCAACCTCGCAGTGTCGCTCTAGTCCAAGAGATCAGCAGCCTAAAACAATACTGTTGTGTCCTCCACTTTCCAGTCTGACTCCAAGTATTGCTGGAAATAAAACGAAGAGTGTCACTGCATCTCTTTTGAAGAATCCGCAAACAAATGGCAGAGAATCACCTTCCATCTGCAGTTTGAAGAAAGATATTGTACCACTTCTCTCTCATTCCACCAGTAAAAATGCGATGGTGTCCACTGGCGTTTCAAAGATCAAACCTGCAGAGCTTCGCGACGATGGGAGTGAGCAATCCTGTCCTCCTTTGCTTTTGACTCGGCTGCCTGAACGATCTGGACCTCCCAAATCGATTTCAAGCGTAGCTGGAAATCATTGCAAGACTACTCTAACTGCTGGTGCACAAAAAACTGCTACAGTATCCCAGAAAATATTGCTTACGAGTTCAACTCTTGGAATAGGCTCCATAAATCAGACAGCTTCAACTGTGTCGTCCTTACAAATGAAAGATAACACTCTGCCCACCTGCAATGAAAATG CTAATGTCAACTCTAATCATCCCGCCTCTGTAGTGGAAAAAACGCAGCTGACTCAAATTCCTAGAGGAGCAGAGGGTATGAGACCAGGAGCAACCGGaacatctgaaaatttaaatggaaacaCGCCTGCTTTAGTTCAAAGTCAGCCGACGGACTTCTCTCTGCAGACAGAGGACAACATTAATGTGAAAGCCTCTGAATTGCCTGAGACTTATTTTGACGATCTCTTCGACATAATGGACCTTAAGGGAAGAAACGACACCAAAAAAG agagAGACAACTTAAATGCGGTTTCAGAAGACATGCATTCAAATGAGGATATATGCAAAAGCAATCGTCAAAACCCACCCACAAAAGAAGCTAATTCTTTGCAACCGCCCCTTACGAAACCTCCACTTCCAGCTCAAGAAAAGGATATTGCAACAAATCCCCTTGCTAAAGAGGACCAAATGTTGAAAGAAACCAATTCAGCCTTGGAAAATATCACATATTTAAGTGGAGCGAAAACTTCATGCCCTTCACTTGAAAGAAAGAATGCATTGGAGACATTGTTGGAATCACTGAAGTCAGCATGTACAAAAGCTGAAGAAAACTCCAGAGGTGAAAAAGCTGATAAAAAGGTAAAATCTTCGCATTCAACCAACAAAGTTACATTGCCCCAAGACTCTGATTTGATCACGACAGctcaaaagagcaaaaaagataGCATCCACTCACAagctttcaaaaataaaagttatctTCCTTCCTTGAAGACTCCAGCATCAACAGAGGGGCCAAAACCAACTACTGGACACGCTGCATTTAAAATAGGCCTCGGTAATTCTAAGAAATTGTTTGCCGCAGAGGAAGGAAGTGCATCGCAGTTATTAAGATCTGAAACTTCTTTCTCTGCAAGTACCAAAGCTGCAGGGATCAAACACAAGAAAAAAGCTGAACAACCGTCAAAATCTACAAAACCTTCAAACAAGTCTTATCCGGGCATGGCCagtgaaaatgacaaaaatcaaGAGTCCCTCTCTACCTCAAAGACAATGGATCCAACTGGAGAGGGAAAATCCAAAACAAGCTCAAACAACACTGAAAAAACAGGAGgtctaaatttggaaaaaaaatcgtcaccTCCAAAGGATGATAATGCCTCCAAGTCAAGATCAAAGGTTTCAACTCTCCCTTCAAGTGCCAAAGTCAAAGAGGTCAAACACAAAAGAAGTTCCAAACAGCCTTCAAGCTCTAGCAAGAAACATTTACCCTCAAAAGAGCGTGATTCAACAGTGGCAGTCATTAAAGACAGTGAAGGAGGCAGCGATCATAAATCGAACAAAAATCAAGACTCTCATTCTACTTCCAAGGCTAAAGAACCAACAAAAGTAGAAAAGTCCAAATCAAGCACAGAAAATACTGCACTGCGAATGAAAGATCCCTGTGACGCTAAGAATTCTTGCACCGAAGATAAAGGAAATAATGCGTCTCAGTCAAAAGCTTCAACTTTCCCTGCAAGTGCGAAACGACCCAAAACAAACAACTCAAAAGAACATTCGCCTTCTACAGAGACTGGTTTGACCATGGCTGtacagaaaaatggaaaagaaagcAGCCATAAGATCGTtgacaaaaaatcatcattggACGTTAGGGAGTCGATTGAggttgaaaaaacaaaagcaagCACTGGAAACATTGCTGCACAGGTTAAAGACCTCAATGACGGCAGTAAATTGTGCTTGGTGGAAACAGGAAAGGCACCTCTGGTTTTGCCATCATCACAAACTCCAGCTTGCCTTGCCAGTGCTCAAGTGAAGCAGATCAAACCTTCCAGAGATGCTAAAAAGCTGCAGCCCTCAAGGTCAACCAATAAAACTTCCACCATGAAACAATCTAATTTGAGCGTGGCTGTTCCAAAAAATGGAGAAGAAATCAATCGCCagattttggataaaaatcaAGTCTCACTCATTCCATTGGGGCCAAAAGAGCAgccagaagaagaaaaatccaaaCGGACTTTGAAAAATACGGAAGTAATGAAAGATGATCATAGTGGTGTTAAACTTACGTGCCCCTCAGAAGGAAGTAATTCATCCCAGTCAAGAACAGTAATTTCATCCTGTCCTGCAAGTTCGAAggtggaaaatgcaaaatctaaAACAGGTTATAAAAAGAGGAAGTCCACAAACTTAACCAACGATCAACCGCCTCTAAAAGTGTGTGATTTGACGGAGGCAGTTCAAAAAGTTGGAGAAGAAAGCATTCATCAGATATcagacaaaaataaagaatcTTTCCGTTCCTTGAAGACAAAAGAAGCTCCTATATTGGATAATTCCAAACCATCCACAAAACAAGCTGAAGAAATGATCGTTGCTAAACCTTCATGCTCTCCAGAACAGGAAAATTCTTTGTCAAGATCTAAAATTTCACCTGCCCAATCAAATCCAAAGAATAACAAGATCAAACTTACAAGTGCTAAAAAACTGGAGGCCGCAAACTCGCCCAAAAAACACTTCCTTGGGATAAAGTCTGATGTGATCGAGGCACTTCAAGAAGACCATCCAATTTCCTCAAAGGCAGAAGAATCTCCTAAAGTTGAAAAACTTAAGCCTGCTCCACAAAACGAAAAGATGAAAGACAAGATCATATCAAAAGAATCTTCTGCAGACGACGGCACTGAAACCGCAGGAGATAAAAACAGTGGGAGTACTAATGATGGCGAAGAAAAATCGGAAGGAAAACTTAGAGCTGTTTCCAAAAAAACTGATAAAGCTGGCAAGATCATCAACAAGAATGAGGAGAAGCCATCTTCAAATGCAGATCAACCACCAACAGGGGACAAACAACCTGAAAGAACACAATCTAAAATTCGACCAAGCAAGCGTCTACTTGAAGGGCAAGAGTCAGCAGAAGCTTCACCTTCTTTAGATGTTCAGACCAACATCGAAGCTTGCACAGCTAATGTTAGTAAACGTAAAAAGAAGGAAACCCATAACTGTTCCGCATGCTGTAGCACCAACAAGAGCCCTAGCAAGATCTCGAGACCACCTAGTGCGAAAATGGAAACAACTGATGAGGTGAAGGTGGAAAAAAATGCCAAGAACCAAGAACTTTATGAGTTGGAAACTAGACCTGATAcatcaaaaaatgaattgactGAGGAGACTGGCGCTAAACCAGCAAGACGCGGCCCTAAACCTAAGAACAAAGATGCGAAGGAAACGCTATCAAAGGCAGGGAAAAGAAATTCTGCCTCTGGAGAAAAGAAATCAAAg AGCTTTACACTGAAAAAACGTTCTCTGCGATTGAAGAGGAAGGAAAGGAAGCAACTTTTAGCTGATCAAGTTGAAAGTTTCCCAGTTGAGCGCGCTTTACGCTCCAACTCAACAAAGTTGCCGTCTGTCATCGCTGATCCTCCTAGCAAG CAGCCGCAAAAGTGCCAAACCACAAGGAAAAGTTCAAAACCTCGCAGCATCTTACCCAAAGAGCTCTTGGATGAAGCTGCCATCCCAAAT GATGCTGAAACTGATGGGTCTGTTGGACCTTATCGCCAGGAGGCCGCTCCAAAAACTAGCTGCACCATTGGCACACAG actGAGTTCGTCTCTGAGATTCCTCAGGTGGCCGACGTTGCACTTAAAAAGACATTCAAAAGTATATCCACGCAG ACGGTAACAACTTCAGAAGCAACAACAGAGACCTCACTTACTGTGGCTGATTCCCCAGAAGATAGGGAAAATACTAATATTCCTGAG ATGACTGTGGATTGCCAAAATCAGGCACCAAGCGCGTTGAGTGATCGAgcaaaaataaccaaaaaagGGGATGAATCAGTTAAAACATGGGAAATGCTTTCTTCCTCAAAAACCTCTTCTTGTGACAAGATTTCTAGAGATAGACAAGAAGTCACCAATTGCGATGAAACCGATGCAGTGATAGCAAAAGAAAAGAGCGCTGGTAACAAGAATTCAGACAATCATGCGAGTAAAACGGGAACAAGCTGTGCAACTAATGACAGAAAATCTCTAAAACCAGag AGTTTGCGTGAAACGGGACACGGAGCAAAGAAACGTTCTTCACCTACTGCAGCGTCAACTTGTGAAGAATCCCAGTTAAAAAAACCACGGAAG GATGACTTAGATGTTGTTGCGGTGATGCGTAAATCCATCGgcaagaaaaaaagcaatgcCACAAGGAACAAGACAAGTAGAACAGAAGAGACCATCCTTATTAGCTCGGATGATGAATCCTCAAATAGGGATGTTGAGCAAACCCAAATAGGGACTGCT AAGGATGTTCAAATCGTCGCAGTAAATATGAGCACTATAACAATGCTCTCTGACGATGAATCTTCAAGCAATGAGAAAGAGCAAACTCAAAAAGGTGGAGACGATActaataatttgcaattacaACAG GATGTTGAAATGAATAGTGGTGAGGAAAATCCAAACACTGACACTAGCAACTTCGACTGTAGTTCAGGAATGACTGATGGTGGAACTACTAGCAAACATGCAGAGCAAACCCCAAAAGCAGCGGCCTGCAGTGAAACTAATACAGTGGTCTCGCTACAAGTTACGGTTACAGTAACTCCAAATGAGGTCACATCTAATGTGCAAATTACTCCAGAGAACATTGATCACTCAGAG GGCGAACATAACTTGAACAGCATTACAAACAAagaatcatctgattttgtaTCGACTTCCGATCTTTCCAATGAGAAAACCAAGACG CACGAAAGAGAAATCAAGTCATGCGCTGGTGCCAAGGTTTTGGACTGTGAAATGGAAATAACCAGCAAAGCAGAAGAAAAACAAAGGAAATGTGTTCAAAAACCTGATCAGAAGAAATCTGAGGAGAAAGTAAATGCACAAATAGCTACCAAGTCCAAG ATGGATGGAGAGatcaagaagaaaaaacgAAACGATGCTGCCAAGAATTTGGGCCATCAATTAGAAACTGTAAAATCTGGTGATTCGACTAATTCAGTAGAGGCACCAAATTCAACAGAGGCTACAAAACCCACAAGTGACAAGATTTGCAGCTCTGCAGTGAAAATCACCATAAACACAAACGTTGGAAATGAAGCTGGGGAAGTTCAGGCGACTCGTGTCAGCGGAACCACTACCAATATAACACCAAACAAGGGCATTACTAATACTGAACCTAGGAATGGAGAAGGAAAGTACAAAATTTCTGCAGGAGGGAGCAGCAAGAAAAAACTTAGCGCGTCAAATTCTACCCAGTCTAag ACGGTGGGAAGAGACATCAAGATCAATGCACCAAGCAGTGCCAAGTCCAAAAGTACCAAATCTGCTATAAATGCTTGTGAGCTTCCTGTCATTGCCAATGATTGCGGCAAACCCAATCTGAATGTCAATGTGAAAGACACTATGGAGAATAACTGCAGCAGTCAAATGCTGGAATTAAAACCTGATCTTGCAGCAAACTCGGGGATGGCTCAAGAAAAGTGCACTACCCCAATAAGCACAAGCGAATTCAACAATGCTCAAGCAACAAGCAACAGCAGCATTTCTTACGATCAAACGTTACCAGCTAACCCGAATTTGAGGTATGTAAGAAATGCAAGTGCAGACCGAGGATATTACGGAGCTCAACGTGTTGCACCAAATTTTCGCACGGCAGAACCATTAATGAGAGGACATCCATATCCGTCACCCCAAGGCAATTGGCAGTGGCAACAACGACGTTCCCTCATGGGCCCTGTTCAAAATCCCTGGCTTCACCCACCACCTGGTTGGTACTCATATGGTGGTTCATACAACAATTACCCTCAAACAAATTATGCTCATCAGAATGCGTACTATCCTCCTGCAGACTATGATAGACATATGGACGAAAATTGGTAA